The following are encoded together in the Carassius auratus strain Wakin chromosome 34, ASM336829v1, whole genome shotgun sequence genome:
- the LOC113053225 gene encoding cyclic AMP-responsive element-binding protein 1, with amino-acid sequence MTMESGADAQQGADTAVSETENQQITQAQIATLAQVTMAAGHGSASAPTVTLVQLPNGQTVQVHGVIQAAQPSVIQSPQVQTVQISTVAESEDSQESVDSVTDSRKRREILSRRPSYRKILNDLSSDAPGVPRIEEEKSEEDTAPAITTVTVPTPIYQTSSGQYIAITQGGAIQLANNGTDGVQGLQTLTMTNAAAAQPGTTILQYAQTSDGQQILVPSNQVVVQAASGDVQTYQIRTAQTSTIAPGVVMASSPALPSQGVPEEATRKREVRLMKNREAARECRRKKKEYVKCLENRVAVLENQNKTLIEELKALKDLYCHKSE; translated from the exons ATGACCATGGAGTCGGGAGCCGATGCCCAGCAGGGTGCAGACACTGCAGTCTCTGAAACTGAGAACCAACAGATCACACAGGCCCAGATCGCCACTCTTGCACAG GTAACAATGGCTGCCGGACACGGTAGTGCCTCAGCGCCCACAGTCACCCTGGTGCAGCTGCCCAATGGTCAGACAGTGCAGGTACACGGAGTGATTCAGGCTGCTCAACCTTCAGTCATTCAGTCCCCACAGGTGCAGACGGTCCAG ATTTCCACAGTAGCGGAGAGTGAGGACTCACAGGAGTCAGTGGACAGTGTGACGGACTCCCGAAAACGAAGAGAGATTCTTTCTAGACGCCCCTCATATAG GAAAATCCTGAATGACCTATCATCAGACGCTCCGGGAGTTCCAAGGATTGAAGAGGAGAAATCTGAGGAGGACACTGCGCCTGCCATCACTACAGTTACTGTGCCAACCCCGATATATCAGACCAGCAGCGGCCAGTACA TCGCCATTACACAGGGTGGAGCCATTCAGCTTGCGAATAATGGTACAGACGGAGTGCAGGGATTGCAGACTCTCACCATGACCAATGCAGCAGCAGCCCAGCCGGGGACCACCATCCTGCAGTACGCCCAGACCAGTGACGGTCAACAAATTCTGGTGCCAAGCAATCAAGTGGTGGTACAAG CTGCTTCTGGGGATGTTCAGACCTATCAAATTCGTACTGCCCAAACCAGCACTATTGCTCCAGGTGTGGTGATGGCATCCTCTCCGGCTTTGCCAAGTCAGGGAGTTCCTGAAGAGGCCACGCGCAAGAGGGAGGTCCGCCTCATGAAGAACAG AGAGGCTGCTCGCGAGTGCCGTCGAAAGAAAAAGGAATATGTCAAGTGTCTGGAGAACCGTGTGGCCGTTTTGGAGAACCAGAACAAAACTCTCATCGAGGAACTCAAAGCACTCAAAGACCTGTACTGTCACAAATCAGAGTGA
- the LOC113053227 gene encoding cyclin-Y-like protein 1, with amino-acid sequence MGNTVSCCVSPSGSPKLPRQVERLEDYQINTDLSDDTGPYLQHISDREVPDDLALESNPSDHARASTIFLSKSQTDVRDRRKSNHINHVSPGLLSKKYSSCSTIFIDDSTVSQPNLKSTIKCVTLAIYYHIKNRDSDRSLDIFDERMHPLSREQVPDDYSRTDPEHKLIYRFVRTLFSAAQLTAECAIVTLVYLERLLTYAELDICPSNWKRIVLGAILLASKVWDDQAVWNVDYCQILKDITVEDMNEMERHFLELLQFNINVPASVYAKYYFDLRSLADDNNLSFPLEPLSNERAQKLEAISRLCEDKYKDLSRVAMRRSLSADNLVGIRRSNAVLS; translated from the exons ATGGGAAATACAGTGTCCTGCTGCGTGTCCCCCAGTGGGAGCCCCAAACTACCCCGGCAGGTGGAGCGTCTGGAGGACTATCAGATCAACACAGACCTGAGCGATGACACCGGTCCATACTTGCAGCACATCAGTGACCGAGAGGTGCCCGATG ATCTGGCTTTAGAGTCCAACCCATCAGATCATGCCCGTGCCAGCACGATCTTCCTTAGCAAGTCACAGACGGATG tACGGGACAGGAGGAAAAGCAACCACATAAACCAT GTCTCACCTGGGCTGCTTTCGAAGAAGTACAGCTCCTGCTCTACGATATTCATTGATGACAGTACTGTCAGTCAGCCCAACCTGAAAAGCACAATCAAATG TGTCACATTAGCAATATATTATCACATTAAAAACAG GGACTCTGATAGGTCATTGGACATCTTTGATGAAAGAATGCACCCCTTATCT AGGGAGCAGGTTCCTGATGATTACTCGCGCACAGACCCCGAACACAAACTCATCTACCGATTCGTCCGGACACTGTTCAGTGCAGCACAGCTCACAGCCGAGTGTGCGATCGTCACTCTG GTATATTTAGAGAGGCTGTTGACGTATGCCGAGCTGGACATCTGCCCATCTAACTGGAAGAGGATCGTTCTGGGAGCCATCCTACTGGCCTCGAAAGTCTGGGACGATCAGGCCGTGTGGAACGTCGACTACTGTCAGATCCTCAAAGACATCACTGTTGAGGACAT GAATGAGATGGAGAGACATTTTCTGGAGCTGCTACAGTTTAACATTAACGTGCCGGCCAGCGTCTACGCCAAGTATTACTTTGACCTGCGCTCTTTAGCAGACGACAACAACCTGAGCTTTCCTTTGGAACCATTGAGCAACGAACGCGCACAGAAATTAGAG gcTATCTCAAGACTATGTGAGGATAAGTACAAGGATCTGAGCAGAGTGGCCATGAGGAGATCACTCAGTGCAGATAACCTAGTGGGCATCCGCAGATCCAATGCCGTTCTTTCGTAG